Proteins encoded within one genomic window of Haematobia irritans isolate KBUSLIRL chromosome 5, ASM5000362v1, whole genome shotgun sequence:
- the lolal gene encoding longitudinals lacking protein-like: MMSSDQQFFLKWNDFQTNMVTSFRHLRDEKSFTDVTLACEGQTCKAHKMVLSACSPYFKALLEENPSKHPIIILKDVSYIHLQAILEFMYAGEVNVSQEQLPAFLKTADRLKVKGLAETPSSIKREG; the protein is encoded by the exons ATGATGTCGTCCGATCAACAGTTTTTCTTAAAATGGAACGATTTTCAAACGAATATGGTAACGTCGTTTCGGCATTTAAGGGATGAGAAAAGCTTTACAGAT gtAACACTTGCATGTGAAGGCCAAACATGTAAAGCACACAAAATGGTACTGTCTGCCTGTAGTCCGTACTTTAAAGCTTTGCTGGAG gaaaatcccTCCAAACATcctattattatattaaagGATGTTTCCTACATACATCTGCAGGCGATTTTGGAATTTATGTACGCTGGTGAAGTGAATGTATCACAAGAACAATTACCTGCATTCCTTAAGACAGCTGATCGTCTCAAAGTGAAAGGCTTAGCAGAAACACCCAGTTCTATAAAACGAGAGGGTTGA
- the Dlip3 gene encoding dorsal interacting protein 3 isoform X2, which produces MARDEHGPDFDDRLIKLVRANSAIYDVSHPHYRRTPVRMAIWDNIAQELGAPSRFLQTKWKNIRYNYLQEQKCLETGTINTNIRKRRFTEDLSFLKYTAYRKDAPTKTSFNGSDNDSNSFMYPDNLSAAVSSSYEVIELDQSDDEEGHHDYMPDVSAFLAPMNDTTEDNQEDPYAQPDNVENDTRTTATSTNGTLKKNERTQIPQSPKDGKSGSNSPDSHRSSPLLTPISASIAKHNGGTDKTNWYNNKVTNGSSTKLSEITIQPLSAPTSSSPLMKKRPFAVPPEEIMTNAAKRKAAPTLQPINDPIELYCLSLVDCLRAMSRSERERVKFEFSKILKDAEYVDQS; this is translated from the exons atggcAAGAGACGAGCACGGTCCTGATTTCG ACGATCGTTTAATAAAATTGGTCCGTGCAAATTCTGCAATTTATGATGTTAGCCATCCCCATTATAGGAGAACTCCAGTGCGTATGGCGATCTGGGATAATATAGCTCAAGAGCTGGGGGCACCAT cacGATTTTTACAAACCAAGTGGAAGAATATACGTTATAATTATCTCCAGGAACAGAAGTGCTTGGAGACTGGTACCATCAATACAAATATTAGAAAGAGAAGATTTACTGAAGATTTATCATTTCTCAAATACACTGCGTATAGAAAAGATGCTCCGACAAAAACATCATTCAATGGATC TGACAACGACTCAAATAGTTTTATGTATCCAGACAATTTATCAGCTGCTGTTTCGAGTAGTTATGAGGTGATTGAGTTAGATCAAAGTGATGACGAAGAAGGGCACCATGATTATATGCCGGATGTATCAGCTTTTCTTGCACCAATGAATGATACCACTGAGGATAATCAAGAGGATCCGTATGCCCAACCAGATAATGTAGAGAACGATACACGAACAACGGCAACGTCTACAAATGGCACCTTAAAAAAGAATGAACGTACACAAATTCCGCAGAGCCCAAAAGATGGTAAAAGTGGATCAAATAGCCCAGATTCCCATAGATCATCACCGCTTCTCACACCGATTAGTGCTTCTATTGCAAAACACAATGGAGGAACAGATAAGACAAATTGGTATAACAACAAGGTGACAAATGGAAGTTCAACTAAGTTGTCGGAAATTACCATACAGCCTTTATCGGCACCAACTTCATCATCACCGTTAATGAAAAAACGTCCATTTGCCGTTCCACCCGAGGAGATAATGACGAATGCTGCCAAGCGAAAAGCTGCCCCCACTTTACAACCCATCAATGATCCTATTGAATTGTATTGCCTGTCATTAGTCGATTGCTTACGTGCAATGTCACGGTCCGAACGTGAAAgagttaaatttgagttttcaaAAATACTCAAAGATGCTGAATATGTTGATCAATCctag
- the Dlip3 gene encoding dorsal interacting protein 3 isoform X1: MARDEHGPDFGKISNDRLIKLVRANSAIYDVSHPHYRRTPVRMAIWDNIAQELGAPSRFLQTKWKNIRYNYLQEQKCLETGTINTNIRKRRFTEDLSFLKYTAYRKDAPTKTSFNGSDNDSNSFMYPDNLSAAVSSSYEVIELDQSDDEEGHHDYMPDVSAFLAPMNDTTEDNQEDPYAQPDNVENDTRTTATSTNGTLKKNERTQIPQSPKDGKSGSNSPDSHRSSPLLTPISASIAKHNGGTDKTNWYNNKVTNGSSTKLSEITIQPLSAPTSSSPLMKKRPFAVPPEEIMTNAAKRKAAPTLQPINDPIELYCLSLVDCLRAMSRSERERVKFEFSKILKDAEYVDQS, encoded by the exons atggcAAGAGACGAGCACGGTCCTGATTTCGGTAAGATTTCGA ACGATCGTTTAATAAAATTGGTCCGTGCAAATTCTGCAATTTATGATGTTAGCCATCCCCATTATAGGAGAACTCCAGTGCGTATGGCGATCTGGGATAATATAGCTCAAGAGCTGGGGGCACCAT cacGATTTTTACAAACCAAGTGGAAGAATATACGTTATAATTATCTCCAGGAACAGAAGTGCTTGGAGACTGGTACCATCAATACAAATATTAGAAAGAGAAGATTTACTGAAGATTTATCATTTCTCAAATACACTGCGTATAGAAAAGATGCTCCGACAAAAACATCATTCAATGGATC TGACAACGACTCAAATAGTTTTATGTATCCAGACAATTTATCAGCTGCTGTTTCGAGTAGTTATGAGGTGATTGAGTTAGATCAAAGTGATGACGAAGAAGGGCACCATGATTATATGCCGGATGTATCAGCTTTTCTTGCACCAATGAATGATACCACTGAGGATAATCAAGAGGATCCGTATGCCCAACCAGATAATGTAGAGAACGATACACGAACAACGGCAACGTCTACAAATGGCACCTTAAAAAAGAATGAACGTACACAAATTCCGCAGAGCCCAAAAGATGGTAAAAGTGGATCAAATAGCCCAGATTCCCATAGATCATCACCGCTTCTCACACCGATTAGTGCTTCTATTGCAAAACACAATGGAGGAACAGATAAGACAAATTGGTATAACAACAAGGTGACAAATGGAAGTTCAACTAAGTTGTCGGAAATTACCATACAGCCTTTATCGGCACCAACTTCATCATCACCGTTAATGAAAAAACGTCCATTTGCCGTTCCACCCGAGGAGATAATGACGAATGCTGCCAAGCGAAAAGCTGCCCCCACTTTACAACCCATCAATGATCCTATTGAATTGTATTGCCTGTCATTAGTCGATTGCTTACGTGCAATGTCACGGTCCGAACGTGAAAgagttaaatttgagttttcaaAAATACTCAAAGATGCTGAATATGTTGATCAATCctag
- the LOC142240374 gene encoding tudor domain-containing protein krimp-like has product MNKQRLEQLEQLHELCLKEVHVLQENLKVFAESSRNMCAEIKTRWPPESESWNGYALMVLDNFLTNISNILNLSRKFNLQLQLNNNHHQEGNRTDTEDTANCRNETISSVKLEGNKCLYPAEEVPDSKELDNDFVYPQINLNDTYKTESVIKAYITFVKNIDKLTFYVIDFNSEFVDGIAEVASSLDLHQYHSLPPANEVFGLVLDKKIIRAVRSTKSFYDQELEDEVWPCYLLDFGEIENMKMGDIKYKLTEKQKNIPSSAILCQLKPNHAVDKYKRKLQEMEYQQANIKIMDIKNGKLIVDFVEDNKPISKLTDNKMECSKQEKGRVETNPFKQIDTEDKTSTTELTEEQLELLYEETLCTSNAMTAVMGYNPKDEKRICRFYDPKIGSCFKGARCKKEHMPFEPEGWTKDILPAVSVVDNRYPEVIYPKGAYLNITPTYIGELNWCYAQINDIHHTNNPLIWPDEDVPVYKRLERPPHIYELVLSRYEDGFWYRAKILGHDDDYKMYKVFYVDYGNHQIVHLRNLAKCDHGMVQIPFQAIVCRFAGIKDAEISDSKKGEGITKMCETLLNKSINVKVVSHHEDLFVSLVEEEHLSLMDYLIREKYVKFEPF; this is encoded by the coding sequence ATGAATAAGCAACGTCTAGAGCAACTAGAACAACTTCATGAGTTATGTTTGAAAGAGGTACATGTCCTACAGGAAAATTTGAAGGTTTTTGCGGAAAGCAGCCGCAATATGTGCGCCGAAATAAAAACTCGCTGGCCGCCTGAATCAGAGAGTTGGAATGGCTATGCTTTAATGGTCTTggataattttcttacaaatatttcaaatattcttAATTTGTCAAGAAAATTTAACTTACAATTACAACTGAACAACAACCACCACCAAGAAGGCAATCGAACGGACACGGAGGACACAGCTAATTGCCGTAACGAGACTATCAGTAGTGTAAAATTGGAAGGAAATAAATGCCTCTATCCAGCTGAGGAGGTTCCAGACAGCAAGGAGTTGGACAACGATTTTGTATATcctcaaattaatttaaatgataCCTATAAGACTGAAAGCGTTATTAAAGCATACATAACCTTCGTTAAGAATATTGATAAATTAACTTTCTATGTCATCGATTTTAATTCAGAGTTTGTGGATGGAATAGCTGAAGTTGCCTCCTCTTTAGATCTACATCAATATCATTCATTACCACCTGCCAATGAAGTATTTGGTTTAGTTCTAGATAAGAAAATAATACGAGCAGTACGAAGTACTAAATCTTTCTACGATCAGGAATTGGAAGACGAAGTCTGGCCTTGTTACTTACTTGATTTTGGAGAAATTGAGAATATGAAAATGGGTGATATTAAATATAAGCTAacagagaaacaaaaaaatattccgtCATCAGCAATTCTATGTCAATTGAAGCCAAACCATGCAGTTgataaatataaaagaaaactgCAAGAAATGGAGTACCAACAagccaatataaaaattatggatattaaaaatggaaaacttatAGTTGATTTCGTCGAAGACAATAAACCAATTTCAAAACTAACAGACAACAAAATGGAATGTTCTAAGCAGGAAAAAGGCCGAGTTGAAACAAACCCATTTAAACAAATAGACACGGAGGATAAGACATCCACCACAGAACTTACCGAAGAGCAATTGGAATTACTTTATGAAGAAACCTTATGTACAAGCAATGCAATGACGGCAGTAATGGGTTATAATCCCAAAGATGAAAAACGTATTTGCCGTTTTTACGACCCCAAAATTGGATCATGTTTTAAAGGTGCCAGATGTAAGAAGGAGCATATGCCTTTCGAGCCAGAAGGCTGGACCAAAGATATATTGCCTGCTGTCTCTGTAGTCGATAATAGATATCCCGAAGTAATATATCCTAAGGGTGCCTATTTAAATATCACGCCCACCTATATAGGAGAATTGAATTGGTGCTATGCCCAGATTAATGATATCCACCACACTAATAATCCGTTAATATGGCCTGATGAAGATGTTCCCGTTTATAAGCGTTTGGAAAGACCACCCCATATATATGAATTGGTTCTATCACGTTACGAGGATGGATTTTGGTATAGAGCAAAAATTCTAGGTCATGACGATGACTATAAAATGTATAAAGTCTTTTATGTAGACTATGGTAACCATCAAATTGTTCATTTGCGGAATTTGGCCAAATGTGATCATGGCATGGTCCAGATACCATTTCAGGCAATAGTTTGTCGATTTGCTGGAATAAAGGACGCAGAAATATCCGACTCCAAGAAAGGAGAGGGCATTACAAAAATGTGCGAAACATTATTAAATAAATCGATAAATGTTAAAGTTGTTAGTCATCATGAAGATCTTTTCGTGTCATTGGTTGAAGAAGAACATCTATCGTTAATGGATTATTTGATTcgtgaaaaatatgtcaaattcGAGCCTTTTTAG